From Megalobrama amblycephala isolate DHTTF-2021 linkage group LG24, ASM1881202v1, whole genome shotgun sequence, the proteins below share one genomic window:
- the gid8b gene encoding glucose-induced degradation protein 8-B homolog isoform X1 codes for MGGNEEGSRLLDLHDQIKQHFMMSYAEKPEDITREEWMEKLNNVHIQRADMNRLIMNYLVTEGFKEAAEKFRMESGIEPSVDLDSLDERIKIREMVLKGQIQEAIALINSLHPELLDTNRYLYFHLQQQHLIELIRLRETEAALEFAQTQLAEQGEESRECLTEMERTLALLAFDNPEESPFGDLLNMMQRQKVWSEVNQAVLDYENRESTPKLAKLLKLLLWAQNELDQKKVKYPKMTDLSKGTIEDPK; via the exons ATGGGCGGAAACGAAGAAGGAAGCCGTTTGCTGGACTTACATGACCAGATCAAAC AACACTTCATGATGAGTTATGCTGAAAAGCCAGAGGACATAACACGCGAGGAGTGGATGGAAAAGCTCAATAATGTTCACATTCAACGGGCAGACATGAATCGACTCATTATGAATTATCTGGTGACAG agggttttaaagaggCAGCTGAGAAGTTTAGGATGGAATCAGGCATTGAACCAAGTGTTGATCTGGACTCTCTGGATGAAAGGATAAAAATTAGGGAGATGGTACTGAAGGGACAAATACAAGAGGCCATCGCACTGATCAACAGTCTGCATCCTGAGCTGCTGGACACGAACCGCTACCTGTACTTTCATCTGCAG CAACAACACCTGATTGAGTTGATTCGCCTGCGGGAAACCGAGGCTGCATTGGAGTTTGCACAGACACAGCTGGCTGAACAGGGAGAGGAAAGCCGAGAGTGTCTGACAGAGATGGAGCGCACCCTTGCACTCCTGGCGTTTGATAACCCAGAAGAGTCACCCTTCGGAGACCTGCTTAACATGATGCAGAGACAGAAG GTGTGGAGCGAGGTAAACCAGGCAGTGCTGGACTACGAAAACAGGGAGTCGACACCGAAACTTGCCAAACTCCTCAAACTGCTGTTGTGGGCTCAGAACGAGTTGGACCAGAAGAAAGTCAAGTACCCCAAAATGACAGATCTTAGCAAAGGCACCATCGAGGACCCTAAGTGA
- the gid8b gene encoding glucose-induced degradation protein 8-B homolog isoform X2: protein MMSYAEKPEDITREEWMEKLNNVHIQRADMNRLIMNYLVTEGFKEAAEKFRMESGIEPSVDLDSLDERIKIREMVLKGQIQEAIALINSLHPELLDTNRYLYFHLQQQHLIELIRLRETEAALEFAQTQLAEQGEESRECLTEMERTLALLAFDNPEESPFGDLLNMMQRQKVWSEVNQAVLDYENRESTPKLAKLLKLLLWAQNELDQKKVKYPKMTDLSKGTIEDPK from the exons ATGATGAGTTATGCTGAAAAGCCAGAGGACATAACACGCGAGGAGTGGATGGAAAAGCTCAATAATGTTCACATTCAACGGGCAGACATGAATCGACTCATTATGAATTATCTGGTGACAG agggttttaaagaggCAGCTGAGAAGTTTAGGATGGAATCAGGCATTGAACCAAGTGTTGATCTGGACTCTCTGGATGAAAGGATAAAAATTAGGGAGATGGTACTGAAGGGACAAATACAAGAGGCCATCGCACTGATCAACAGTCTGCATCCTGAGCTGCTGGACACGAACCGCTACCTGTACTTTCATCTGCAG CAACAACACCTGATTGAGTTGATTCGCCTGCGGGAAACCGAGGCTGCATTGGAGTTTGCACAGACACAGCTGGCTGAACAGGGAGAGGAAAGCCGAGAGTGTCTGACAGAGATGGAGCGCACCCTTGCACTCCTGGCGTTTGATAACCCAGAAGAGTCACCCTTCGGAGACCTGCTTAACATGATGCAGAGACAGAAG GTGTGGAGCGAGGTAAACCAGGCAGTGCTGGACTACGAAAACAGGGAGTCGACACCGAAACTTGCCAAACTCCTCAAACTGCTGTTGTGGGCTCAGAACGAGTTGGACCAGAAGAAAGTCAAGTACCCCAAAATGACAGATCTTAGCAAAGGCACCATCGAGGACCCTAAGTGA
- the slc17a9b gene encoding solute carrier family 17 member 9b, whose protein sequence is MAILQKHGKNSCPDLASIKENPSENIGQAGSQKKWAESSQNWTRPVARIWTVVLLLGTCLLYCARVAMPICAVSMAERFNWSKRETGMVLGSFFWGYCFTQVLGGYVSDRVGGEKVMLLSAAAWGAMTAFTPILAHFCSQPIVSMTVSRFLMGLLQGVHYPSLASLCSQKVVESERGFLMSTVGSGSYLGTLVIGGVGSLMLDLYGWESVFYVSGLLSVLWAYCMWKYLLKGEGPIITLESLGSAGTQSKLSKRNWLRLFRQPAVCAVIITHLCTASTFFTLLSWLPTFFKDTFPDAKGWVFNVIPWFVAIPSSLFSGCLSDHLISQGFDTASVRKLMQFFSMGVSSVFTLFLCGTNTFPAAVAFVSATMGLTTFSHSGVSVNVQDLAPSCAGALFGVMNTCGAFTGVIMVYFSGYLIEASGSWASVFGLITVVNLLGLVTFLSFAEARRVDIDLAKGRYHNIHI, encoded by the exons ATGGCAATTCTACAAAAACATGGAAAGAACTCTTGTCCAGATTTGGCCAGTATTAAGGAGAATCCCTCAGAAAATATCGGACAAGCTGGGTCACAGAAGAAGTGGGCAGAGTCGAGTCAGAACTGGACAAG GCCGGTAGCAAGAATATGGACGGTGGTGCTGTTGCTGGGCACATGTTTGCTGTACTGTGCCCGTGTGGCCATGCCTATCTGTGCAGTGAGCATGGCAGAGCGCTTCAACTGGTCCAAGAGAGAAACGGGCATGGTGTTGGGCAGCTTCTTCTGGGGCTACTGCTTCACTCAGGTCCTTGGAGGCTACGTCAGTGACAG GGTGGGAGGAGAGAAAGTGATGCTGTTGTCAGCGGCAGCATGGGGAGCAATGACAGCCTTCACCCCAATCTTAGCCCATTTCTGCTCCCAGCCCATCGTCTCCATGACGGTCTCCCGCTTCCTCATGGGCCTGCTGCAGG GTGTTCACTACCCGTCTCTGGCCAGTCTGTGCTCTCAGAAGGTGGTGGAGAGTGAGAGGGGTTTCCTCATGAGCACAGTAGGAAGCGGCTCATACCTGGG gacTCTGGTGATTGGAGGGGTCGGCTCTCTCATGCTGGACTTGTACGGCTGGGAGAGTGTGTTCTACGTCTCTGGGCTTCTGTCTGTGCTCTGGGCGTACTGCATGTGGAAGTATCTGCTCAAAGGAGAGG GTCCCATCATCACACTGGAGTCTCTGGGCAGCGCTGGAACCCAGTCCAAACTGTCCAAGAGAAACTGGCTGCGTCTCTTCAGACAGCCAGCTGTGTG TGCTGTCATTATTACACACTTGTGCACCGCCAGCACCTTCTTCACACTGCTGTCATGGCTGCCAACATTTTTCAAGGACACCTTCCCTGATGCCAAG GGTTGGGTGTTTAACGTGATCCCATGGTTTGTGGCCATCCCCTCCTCCCTGTTTAGTGGATGCCTTTCAGACCATCTAATCAGTCAGG GTTTTGATACTGCGTCAGTGAGAAAACTTATGCAG ttCTTCTCTATGGGGGTGTCCAGTGTGTTTACTCTGTTTCTGTGCGGGACTAACACCTTCCCTGCAGCGGTGGCTTTCGTGTCTGCTACTATGGGCCTCACCACATTCAGCCATAG TGGGGTTTCAGTAAATGTTCAAGATCTCGCTCCATCCTGTGCCGGGGCTCTGTTTG GGGTGATGAATACCTGTGGAGCTTTTACAG GGGTCATCATGGTGTATTTCTCAGGGTATCTGATCGAGGCCAGTGGTTCCTGGGCGTCAGTTTTCGGCCTCATCACTGTGGTGAATCTGCTGGGGCTAGTCACGTTTTTAAGCTTCGCAGAAGCTCGCAGAGTGGACATAGATCTAGCGAAGGGCCGTTACCACAACATCCACATCTGA